The genomic stretch GAGAGAGTGGCATCAAAATGACCATTGTTAAATACCAAGATATCTGCCTCCAGCTCTGGGATCAATGCTGCCTTTACCTGTTCAGCTGTCAATGAAAACTTACTGGCCACTTGAAGATTGGAAATTCCATTCTCCAGTTTTTTACTGATCGGAGTAAATTTGTACTCCTCTGCTTTGGGGGCTGGCAATCCTTCTTTTTCCAGGATATCGGCGGCGGTTTGCTTTAGTGTAGGCAAAATGCCAACTGAAGCATTGCGGGCGATATCCAAGAAGGAATCCGTTAGTTTATTTTTAGCTATTGTAGTCATGAATATTCAAGAAATGTGTGGTTTGACAATTGGACGAGTCGAGGATTAGACAGAAGCTCCGTCTACATCCGCTTTGATCCAGTCATATCCATTTTCTTCAAGATCCAATGCCAGTTCCTTAGCACCTGATTTTACGATTCTACCTTTATAAAGTACGTGTACATAATCAGGAACAATGTAATCCAGTAGTCGCTGGTAATGCGTTACGACGATGGTGGCATTGTCTTTTGACTTGAGTTGATTGACGCCATTGGAAACGACTTTGAGGGCATCGATATCCAAGCCTGAATCGGTTTCATCCAAAATGGATAGGGTAGGCTCCAGCATGGCCATTTGGAAGATTTCATTTCTTTTCTTCTCACCACCGGAAAAACCTTCGTTCAGGGCACGGCTCATTAATTTTTGGTCCATTTCGACCAATTTCATTTTTTCCTTCATCAGTGAAAGGAATTTTACAGCATCCAGTGCTTCTTGGCCTCTGTATTCCCTCACTTGGTTTACAGCAGTTCTCAGGAAGTTGGTAGTGCTTACACCTGGGATTTCCACTGGGTATTGGAAAGCCAAGAACACGCCTTCTCTGGCCCTGTCTTCAGGATTCATGTCTAGTAAATCCTTGCCTTTGAATGTCACTTCTCCATCTGTAACTTCATATTCTTCCCTTCCTGCCAATACTGAAGCCAATGTCGATTTTCCGGAACCATTTGGGCCCATGATGGCATGGATTTCACCTGCTTTGATTTCGAGGTTAATTCCTTTCAGGATTGGTGTTCCTTCAATAGATGCGTGTAAATTTTTTATGGATAACATGATTTGAACTGATTTCTTTCTGAAAATTTGGTAATAAAGAAGCATAGGGGAACATGTATGGTTCCCCAGCTTTTGCATAGAATGTCTGGTGGATTATCCCACGCTTCCTTCCAAGGTCAAGGCCAGAAGCTTTTGGGCTTCCACCGCAAATTCCATTGGAAGTTGGTTCAATACCTCTTTGGCGTAGCCATTTACGATGAGGGCTACTGCATCTTCGCTGTCAATCCCACGTTGGTTACAGTAGAAAATCTGATCTTCTCCGATTTTGGATGTAGTGGCTTCGTGCTCTACCTTGGCAGTAGGGTTTTGGATGTCAATGTACGGGAACGTGTGCGCTCCACATCGGTCACCCATCAGCAGGGAATCACACTGCGAGAAATTTCGCGAATTGACTGCTCTTTTCATGACTTGTACCTGCCCTCTGTAGGAGTTTTGGCTATGGCCTGCAGAGATACCCTTTGATACGATCCTCGATTTGGTGTTTTTCCCAATGTGAATCATTTTGGTACCGGTATCAGCTTGCTGATAATTATTTGTTACTGCTACCGAGTAAAATTCACCTACGGAATTGTCTCCCTTAAGAATACATGAAGGATACTTCCAGGTTACTGCAGAACCAGTTTCTACCTGTGTCCAAGAAATCTTGGAGTTGTCACCGGCACAGATACCTCTTTTGGTCACAAAGTTGTATATACCGCCTTTGCCATTTTTATCCCCTGGATACCAGTTCTGGACAGTGGAATATTTGACTTCGGCGTCTTTGGCAGCGTAGATTTCTACTACTGCTGCGTGCAATTGATTCTCGTCTCTTTGTGGTGCTGTACAGCCTTCCAGGTAGGATACATACGACTCATCCTCAGCCACGATCAAGGTTCTTTCAAACTGACCAGTGTTCGCTGCATTGATCCTGAAATAAGTAGAAAGCTCCATGGGGCATCTGACTCCTTTTGGAATATAGCAGAAAGAGCCGTCCGAGAATACGGCAGAGTTTAGTGCTGCGTAGTAATTGTCGGTCATTGGGACCACAGAACCAAGGTACTGCTTCACCAATTCAGGGTGCTCATGTACTGCTTCACTGAAAGAGCAAAATACAATTCCCAATTTGCTGAGTGTTTCCTTAAACGTAGTGCCTACCGACACAGAGTCCAATACGGCGTCGACCGCTATGCCCTGAAGTTTCTTTTGCTCATTGAGACTGATGCCCAACCGTTCGTAAATTTGCAAAAGTTCCGGGTCTATCTCGTCCAAACTTTTAGGTTTGCTTTTCTGCTTTGGAGCAGAATAATACTTCAAAGCTTGGAAGTCTACTTTGGGGTAATTGACGTTGGCCCAATCAGGCTCAGTCATATTTTGCCATGTACGGAAAGCCTTAAGCCTCCATTCGAGAAGCCATGTAGGTTCCTCTTTCTTGGCAGAAATCCAACGGATAATTTCTTCATTCAAACCGGCAGGAGCCTCATCAGCTTCAAAATCAACAGACCAGCCGTGTTCATATTCTTTCGAGGTGAATTCCTCTAAAATTTCGTTGTCTTTGCTCATAAAGCGAGTTATTTAGACTAATTACATTTTGTACCGCAAAGATATAACATTAATCTAAAATTATATGTTCAATGACAATGAAAATTCTTTATGGGAAATAGAAAAAAACTATGTGCAGGGTATGAAAAACAAAAGTTTTCGCAACCAAAAGCACTAAATCCGTGCTTTTGGTTGCGTGGAAAAAAGTCAATTAAAACTCTAAATATTTATTTGATTTTTTAATTTAGATTTAATCTAAATAATTATTTTTTCTAAGCAAAACTACTTAGCATCTTGCTCAAAAAGCTGTATCGGTCGATTTATACTTTCTTCTAGTACAATAAGTGTTTCTGTTCTGTCGATTCCGTCCACTTTTTGGATTTTGTTCAGTACGTCTCTCAGATGGTTGGTGTCCTTACAGATTATCTTCGCAAAAATGCTATAATTACCAGTAGTGTAATATGCATTAACCACTTCGGAAATTTCTTTCAGCTTTTCGATAACATTATCATAAAGTGAACTTTTTTCAAGGTAAATGCCTAGATACGCTGAAATGTCATACCCCAATTTTGAAAAATCAATGTTGAGCGTAGCACTTTTGACAATTCCCATATCTTCCAGCTTACGCATTCTCACGTGAACAGTACCAGAAGAAACGTAAACCTTCTTTGCGATCTCCGTATAGGGGGTTTTTGCGTCTTCATTAAGTAATGAGATGATTTTCAAATCAACATTGTCAATATCTAAATTTTTATCCATTATTTAATTATTTGGTTACCTTTATTTGAATAAAGATGCATTCAAATTGTTGAATTGTCAAAATTTACACGAAGATTTTTTTTGATTTGCAAAATAACAAAAAATGTATTTACTTTGGGATTACATTGTTAAGGAGGGTGAAAATTTTGAGAACAATCGATTAATTTAAAATTAACTATTGTTTTGTGATGAATTCCTTACTGAAACAATGGTTTTTGTATTGAAACTTTTAATCTCTAAAGTTATATTTGGGTTTATATTCTGAAAAGGGTCTTGCTACTGGCAAGACTTTTTTGTTTTAGTGCTAGCCACATCCAAATCCTACCACTGATCTAACAATTGATGAATAGTTTGTGGATATATCCTTAAATTTTGACCTTCATTTGATATATACTTATATTTTCTAAAAAGCCCTTTTATAAATGAACAGATTGAAAGTTGTTTTGTTATTGATGCTGGTAAGTTGGAGTGCATATGGCCAGCAGAAAAGACCCCTTGTACATGATGATTACGACGGTTGGGAATCCGTATCATCTACCACAGTCAGTCGTAATGGCCAATGGGTAGGTTTTGAAATCAACCCTCAAGATGGTGACGGCCACTTGGAAGTAAGCCTTCATGATGGTACGGGAACCAATTTTTCGATAGCAAGAGGCGATCACTATTCCTTTTCACATGACAGTCATTGGGTAGTAGGGAAAATCCTTCCGGAAAAGGATACTGTCCGCATGCTCAAACTAGAGGATAAAAAGGACATGCCAAAAGACAGCTTGTTCATCCTTTCTTTAGAGAAAGGAGGCTTGGAAAAGCTTTCACGCGTGAAATCCTATAAAATACCAGAAAAGGAAGGCAACTGGCTTGCTGTGCATTATGAAAAGGAGGAAGAGGATAAAGATGAAACCGAAAAGGACAGCACTGAGAAAGAAGCATCCAAAAAGGAAAAACAGCCCAAAACTGATGGGACACTTTTGCAGGTGAGGAATTTTGATGGTTCCATTACCTATGAAATCCAGCGAGTAGCCCAATATGGTTTTTCTGAAAAGGGGGCATATCTCTATTTTGTCCAAGCGGAAGAAGATACCCTGGATAATGCGGCCATTGGTCTGCTGGACTTAGAAGTAGGCCAACGGACAGTTATTGACACGGGAATGGCCAAGTACACAGATGTGGCTTTTTCGAAGGATCTTAGACATTTTGCCTATTTGGCCTCGGGGGACTCTGCCAAAGCAGAAAAGCCTTATTACCAGCTGTTTTTGCATACTATCGGTAAGGAGGGCTGTGAGCCAATTGTAACCAAGGATACGGAGGGACTTTTGGCAGAAGGTAAAGTAGCTAAAAGCGGTAACCTGAAGTTTTCAGAAAATGGAAACAGGTTGTTTTTTGGGGTCAGTGAAGATTATAAAGCCTATGCATATGAAGATGACACCACCATTCTCGATGAGGAGCGGGTGTCGCTGGATATCTGGAGTTGGAAGGATGATGAAATCCAGCCAATGCAATTGGAAGATAAGGAAAAAGAAGCCAATAAATCATTTTTGGCGGTCTATGATCTAAAAGACAAAGCAGTAGTCCAGCTTGGTGATCGAGCAGTGGACAATGTGAATCTCGACAAAGATGCCAAGTTTGACTTGGTAATTGCTACGGACGATAGCCCTTACCGGATCAATTACAGCTGGGATATCCAGATCGGAAGGGATATCTATTTGATCGATGTGAAAACAGGAAGTAAAAAAATGGTCATCAAAGGTGCCAAAGGCTATCCAAGCCTGTCTCCTTCAGCGAAATATGTGAATTGGTACAGTTATCCAGATAGTGCATGGTTGGCGTACGATATTGCGCAAGAGAAGACCATTGATCTTACCGCAAGTATTGATGATGATTTTTATGATCAACTCCACGACAGCCCCAGCTTGCCACGATCATATGGAGCGGCTGGATGGACTGAGGATGATAAAGCGTTTATCGTTTACTCCCGTTATGATATTTGGAAAATAGATCCAAGTGGCAAAAAGGCACCCGTAAATATCACTAAAGGAACCGGGAAAGCGCAACAGACCCGTTACAGAAGGGAAGTGCTGGATAGAGAGGAGGAATTTATTGATCCCAAGGCTCCCTTGATCCTACATGCCTTCCATGAAAAAAACAAAAGGAGCGGGTATTTTAAGGGTGATATCAATGGAGACCAAGCTCCTGAGCAAATGATTTTTACTGATCATCGTTATTATGGTTTGGAAAAAGCCAAGGAATCAGACCAAGTCATTGTGAGACGCTCCACCTTTCAAGATTACCCAGACGTTTATGCCACGGATTTAGACATGGAAGACTTGACACAACTTTCCCATGCCAATCCGCAGCAAAAGGATATCAATTGGGGAACAGTAGAGCTGACAGAATATATGACACTTAAAGGCGATAGCCTGCAGGGGATGATCTATAAACCAGAGGATTTTGATCCAAATAGAAAATATCCTTTGATGGTATATTTTTACGAAAGAAGATCTGACAGCTTTCACAATTATATCAGTCCTGCACCGAGTGCTTCCATTATTAATATTTCCTACTTTGTGAGCAATGGCTACGTGGTTTTTGTGCCGGATATCAAATACGATATCGGACATCCCGGCAAAAGTGCCTATGACTGTGTGGTGCCAGGGGTAATGTCTGTAGTAGAAAAAGGCTATGTGGATACCGACAATATGGCCATTCAGGGACAGAGCTGGGGAGGATATCAGGTGGCTTACCTTATCACACAGACGGACATGTTCAAGGCAGCAGGTGCCGGAGCTCCTGTGGCCAATATGACTTCTGCATACGGTGGCATCCGCTGGGGATCTGGCATGAGCAGGATGTTCCAGTACGAGCAGACACAGTCCCGGATAGGAGGGACGCTTTGGGAAAAGCCGATGGAATATATCGAAAATTCCCCGTTGTTCTTTGCCGATCAGGTCAATACTCCCGTGCTGATCATGCACAATGATAAGGATGGGGCCGTACCATGGTATCAGGGCATAGAGTTTTTTATGTCCCTTAAGCGGAACAGGACGCCTGCGTGGCTGTTGGTTTACAATGGAGAAGACCACAACCTTCGCAAGAGGAAAAATAGAAAGGACTTGTCCATCAGGCTAAGCCAGTTCTTTGACCATTACCTGAAAGGAGCACCTGCGCCGTTATGGATGACAGAGGGGTTGCCTGCAGTGGAAAAAGGGCGAACACTGAAATATGAGTTGTCTCAATAGCTCGCTGATGACGCTGATTTAGCGGATAATCACTGATTCAGTTATAGAATGGGCCACTGATGCATGGATGATCGGTTATGGTATCCGTGCATCAGTGGCATTATTACGTTCATCGACTAGTGAATAATACTTTTTATATATTTTTATTACGTAAATATTGTTTTTTTAATAATAAATTTCAATAAATATTAATTTTCACTTTATTATTTCGTTTTTTTTCTTGAATAAGAAGTTGCTGGTAAGCAGCTTTTTTAAACTCAGCATTGTTTCATTTAAACTGATTTTCACAATGAAAAGAACCTATTACTCAGTGTATTGATTGTCATGGTTTATCTGGCGGGATGCCAGACGGTCAATGAAGAAGAGATTGCCCCACAGTCAGCAGAAGGAGATAAAGAAGCACCCGAGCAGCAAGTCGCACAGGTAAAAGACTGGTTTGAGCAGAACGAAGCAGACCTCAACCAGCGAAGTAAAAGGGGAAATACCAATGCCCGAGAGGCAAATCCGGATGCATTTTTTGCACCCTTTACCGAGAAATTGCCGGACTGGGAGGACATGCACAGCTATCGGTTTCCCGATGGGAGACAGGTCTATGAGGTGTCCCTGAAGAACAGGCAGTATGTCATTCCCCGGCCGGTGCGGGAGACACTTGGAGAGGAGGACATCGATAAAAAGGTACTCCAGAACATGTTGTTCATCGAGCGACAGGGTGGTGGCTATGATATCCTAATCGCCCGCTACTACCCGGCCAGTGAAGCCGATGTAAAGGCCTTTGACGAAATCAACTACGGCATGCTGGCAGATGGATGGAGCGGAACGGTGGATGTGTACGGGTATGACGAGGGGCATGCGAACGGTTTCAAAATAGAAAACGGTATGGTGTTGAAAAAGTCGGAATACAGGATAGCCAAGGATAACTCAAGCAAAATAGCATCTTCATGGGGTAATTGTACAGGCTACTGGATAGAATACCCATACCATTCACAACTTTATTATGATCAATGGGTTTTATATGGAGGTTTAGCTGAAGGGCCACCATCAACATATGTGGAATCGTGCTGGTTTCCAACAACAGCTCCGGCTGGGCCACCACCAAACGGAGGGAGTACTTCAGGACAAAATCCATCCCATAATAATATTTCCCAAATCGAGGATCAGTTGAAGAATCCTTGTATGAATTCTTTTCACGATATTTGTTTTCCACAGCCTGGGTCCTATTCTCAGCCCACAGATGCCCAGCTTAAAAATCAGATTAAGGACAAGCCATTTGTCTTATTGAAAGATGTACCCTGTGAAACATTAAAAAAATGGATAGCGACGGCAAAACATACCGTTGGGCAGGTACAGATCGATAAACTCAAGAAAATTGCCAACAATTCCACGATAAAGATAAATGGAAAACCGACCTATTCCGATATAGCTCATATACAGAAGCTGGATGACGCTTATAGCACGGTAGTGAATATGGATTATTTTCCGGTGACGGTGACACAGCTCCCACTGATCAATGGAAAGCGAGCCACCCCGGCGCAGTTTCTCAGCCATATCAGGAAGAATATCAATAGCTTTGTGAATACTTACTATAGCAAATTCGCCCCTTATAACGCCTATGGGGCGGATGACACTAAATTATGGAATTCCTCCAATCCATTTGGGGCTGTGGTGGGAATTGATATCAAGGGGCCGGATAATGGCTCGGTGATTGTGAGCGGGTACACCAGCAGCAAATGGACCTTTACTACGGTACATGATCCTAAGTACAGTAACCATCCGGTAAGCGGCAACAGGGATTTTGGTTATATTAAGAACGCCAATGGCTCCTATACCTTCTATACCCGGGGCGTGGACAGGTTGACCAGTTGGGAAGGGACTTTCGCTCAGTGGATGTCGGATAAGATATCTGAAGAAAACAAAGTGCCCAGTCCCTTTGGACAGGCAGACAAATTATGGAAATCTTTCCAATCAAAATTAACGGATTATGTCAACGGGCATGGAGGGAAAGCCAAGACATCAAGTCCTCAGGTAGAAAGGCCCGACTGGAAGGATGTAAAAGATGTGATGGAAGGCAAAAAGTCTCTAAGTACTCTAAGCAAAGATTGTGAATAGACATGGAAATTATAATTATGAGGAACATCTTAAAATATAGCTATTACATCCTATTTTCCATAAGCCTTTTTTGGATTCTTTTTTATACATTTATGCCTTTTGGAGGCTACGGTGGGGCGGTGTGGGGGATTCTCCAAG from Echinicola soli encodes the following:
- the sufB gene encoding Fe-S cluster assembly protein SufB, which translates into the protein MSKDNEILEEFTSKEYEHGWSVDFEADEAPAGLNEEIIRWISAKKEEPTWLLEWRLKAFRTWQNMTEPDWANVNYPKVDFQALKYYSAPKQKSKPKSLDEIDPELLQIYERLGISLNEQKKLQGIAVDAVLDSVSVGTTFKETLSKLGIVFCSFSEAVHEHPELVKQYLGSVVPMTDNYYAALNSAVFSDGSFCYIPKGVRCPMELSTYFRINAANTGQFERTLIVAEDESYVSYLEGCTAPQRDENQLHAAVVEIYAAKDAEVKYSTVQNWYPGDKNGKGGIYNFVTKRGICAGDNSKISWTQVETGSAVTWKYPSCILKGDNSVGEFYSVAVTNNYQQADTGTKMIHIGKNTKSRIVSKGISAGHSQNSYRGQVQVMKRAVNSRNFSQCDSLLMGDRCGAHTFPYIDIQNPTAKVEHEATTSKIGEDQIFYCNQRGIDSEDAVALIVNGYAKEVLNQLPMEFAVEAQKLLALTLEGSVG
- a CDS encoding Lrp/AsnC ligand binding domain-containing protein, with product MDKNLDIDNVDLKIISLLNEDAKTPYTEIAKKVYVSSGTVHVRMRKLEDMGIVKSATLNIDFSKLGYDISAYLGIYLEKSSLYDNVIEKLKEISEVVNAYYTTGNYSIFAKIICKDTNHLRDVLNKIQKVDGIDRTETLIVLEESINRPIQLFEQDAK
- a CDS encoding alpha/beta hydrolase family protein, with protein sequence MNRLKVVLLLMLVSWSAYGQQKRPLVHDDYDGWESVSSTTVSRNGQWVGFEINPQDGDGHLEVSLHDGTGTNFSIARGDHYSFSHDSHWVVGKILPEKDTVRMLKLEDKKDMPKDSLFILSLEKGGLEKLSRVKSYKIPEKEGNWLAVHYEKEEEDKDETEKDSTEKEASKKEKQPKTDGTLLQVRNFDGSITYEIQRVAQYGFSEKGAYLYFVQAEEDTLDNAAIGLLDLEVGQRTVIDTGMAKYTDVAFSKDLRHFAYLASGDSAKAEKPYYQLFLHTIGKEGCEPIVTKDTEGLLAEGKVAKSGNLKFSENGNRLFFGVSEDYKAYAYEDDTTILDEERVSLDIWSWKDDEIQPMQLEDKEKEANKSFLAVYDLKDKAVVQLGDRAVDNVNLDKDAKFDLVIATDDSPYRINYSWDIQIGRDIYLIDVKTGSKKMVIKGAKGYPSLSPSAKYVNWYSYPDSAWLAYDIAQEKTIDLTASIDDDFYDQLHDSPSLPRSYGAAGWTEDDKAFIVYSRYDIWKIDPSGKKAPVNITKGTGKAQQTRYRREVLDREEEFIDPKAPLILHAFHEKNKRSGYFKGDINGDQAPEQMIFTDHRYYGLEKAKESDQVIVRRSTFQDYPDVYATDLDMEDLTQLSHANPQQKDINWGTVELTEYMTLKGDSLQGMIYKPEDFDPNRKYPLMVYFYERRSDSFHNYISPAPSASIINISYFVSNGYVVFVPDIKYDIGHPGKSAYDCVVPGVMSVVEKGYVDTDNMAIQGQSWGGYQVAYLITQTDMFKAAGAGAPVANMTSAYGGIRWGSGMSRMFQYEQTQSRIGGTLWEKPMEYIENSPLFFADQVNTPVLIMHNDKDGAVPWYQGIEFFMSLKRNRTPAWLLVYNGEDHNLRKRKNRKDLSIRLSQFFDHYLKGAPAPLWMTEGLPAVEKGRTLKYELSQ
- the sufC gene encoding Fe-S cluster assembly ATPase SufC, producing the protein MLSIKNLHASIEGTPILKGINLEIKAGEIHAIMGPNGSGKSTLASVLAGREEYEVTDGEVTFKGKDLLDMNPEDRAREGVFLAFQYPVEIPGVSTTNFLRTAVNQVREYRGQEALDAVKFLSLMKEKMKLVEMDQKLMSRALNEGFSGGEKKRNEIFQMAMLEPTLSILDETDSGLDIDALKVVSNGVNQLKSKDNATIVVTHYQRLLDYIVPDYVHVLYKGRIVKSGAKELALDLEENGYDWIKADVDGASV